A window of the Cicer arietinum cultivar CDC Frontier isolate Library 1 chromosome 6, Cicar.CDCFrontier_v2.0, whole genome shotgun sequence genome harbors these coding sequences:
- the LOC101489122 gene encoding fructokinase-like 1, chloroplastic — protein MSSSILHHHLLLLPTSFKKPQTLSKFTPTFQIKATTTQSSQSTTQKRRTKKNNPTQNDTSQPQNAETEQEQHELEHYDDGIDFPYEDPPLVCCFGATQREFIPTVRVHEFPMHPDIYSEWKMLQWKPPEFARAPGGPPSNVAVAHVRLGGRAALLGKVGEDEFGEELVLAMNKEKVQTRGVKFDSGFRTGCAYMKVKFDDGKMRMEIVKESAEDSLHSSELNLAVLKEARIFHFNSEVLTSSSMESTLFKAIKWSKKFGGLVFFDLNLPLPLWRSRDETREIIRKAWHEADIIEVSRTELEFLLDEEHYERKRNYEPQYYAEDYEHTKNRREYYHYTAEEISPLWHDKLKFLFVTDGTIRIHYYTPSFDGVVVGTEDVLITPYTCDRTGSGDAVVAAIMRKLTTCPEMFENQDVLEKQLRFAVAAGIISQWTIGGVRGFPTESATQNLKEQVYVPSMW, from the exons ATGTCCTCATCAATTCTTCATCATCACCTTCTCCTTCTTCCAACCTCATTTAAAAAACCCCAAACTCTTTCCAAATTCACACCAACCTTTCAAATTAAAGCCACCACAACACAATCATCACAATCCACGACCCAAAAACGACGCACCAAAAAAAACAACCCAACTCAAAACGACACATCACAACCTCAAAACGCAGAAACAGAACAAGAACAACACGAATTAGAACACTACGACGACGGAATCGATTTCCCATACGAAGACCCACCGTTAGTATGCTGTTTCGGAGCAACACAGAGGGAATTTATCCCTACTGTGCGGGTGCACGAGTTTCCAATGCACCCCGATATTTACTCAGAATGGAAAATGTTACAATGGAAGCCGCCGGAGTTCGCTCGAGCACCTGGTGGGCCACCGTCCAATGTGGCAGTGGCCCATGTTAGGCTCGGCGGACGGGCGGCTTTGTTGGGGAAAGTTGGGGAGGATGAGTTTGGTGAAGAGCTTGTGTTGGCTATGAATAAGGAGAAAGTGCAGACTAGAGGTGTGAAATTCGATTCGGGGTTTAGGACTGGATGTGCTTATATGAAGGTGAAGTTTGATGATGGGAAGATGAGGATGGAGATTGTTAAAGAATCTGCTGAGGATTCTCTTCATAGCTCTGAATTGAATCTTGCTGTTTTGaaagag GCTAGGATTTTCCATTTCAATTCAGAAGTTCTAACATCCTCTTCTATGGAATCAACTCTCTTCAAAGCAATTAAATGGTCAAAGAAGTTCGGTGGCCTTGTGTTTTTCGATTTAAACTTGCCATTACCTCTATGGAGATCACGCGATGAAACTCGAGAAATAATCAGAAAAGCATGGCATGAAGCAGACATCATTGAGGTTTCAAGAACTGAACTAGAATTCCTTTTAGACGAAGAACATTATGAGAGGAAGAGAAATTATGAACCACAATATTATGCCGAAGATTACGAACATACCAAGAATCGTCGCGAGTATTACCATTACACCGCCGAGGAAATCTCGCCTTTGTGGCATGATAAACTTAAGTTCCTGTTTGTAACCGATGGAACTATTAGAATACACTATTATACCCCTTCCTTTGACGGCGTTGTTGTTGGAACTGAAGATGTCCTCATAACTCCGTATACTTGCGATAGAACTGGCTCGGGTGATGCTGTTGTTGCTGCTATCATGAGAAAACTAACCACTTGCCCAgaaatgtttgaaaatcaagacGTTTTGGAGAAACAGCTACGCTTCGCTGTTGCAGCCGGAATTATATCACAATGGACTATTGGTGGAGTTAGAGGTTTCCCTACTGAAAGTGCTACTCAGAATCTTAAAGAACAAGTTTATGTACCTTCTATGTGGTGA